In one window of Astyanax mexicanus isolate ESR-SI-001 chromosome 18, AstMex3_surface, whole genome shotgun sequence DNA:
- the LOC103031959 gene encoding cilia- and flagella-associated protein 251, translating to MLLLLLTALLSFSAGVRCLPLLDVKRDSCLDDSSMRTNANLPLPGCDGQVTEGLTDEQRHQGLLSELQELADHEREKEREYTREDEEYEQNEVENQNDWEGGEQGRMMREEERWGPEEDRRRDEGRMEVEKQGNEEEEEENARELEELLAEEIRKKDAEREQERKDDEELEELLKELKKKRYEVTKEKKQQKQKQEEKKEEDGGGGEEEEEEKKRVEKKLEMEREKSEEMKKNEAELLQEKEKVERELEALKQKEDDGENAKEKTKAREEKEEELRELLRKMKRVQEEEENATGGEPQEEMAQGAEGEKEKDGEGEVKEEEEEKNGEMKEPQQKREMEKASDERTRQFERERYTEEDRERGEGEEDEGEEGEENEGDEDEEDEGEELLEIEAQLRRVAAELRELRRG from the exons TGAGATGTCTCCCTCTGCTGGATGTGAAG cGGGACAGTTGCCTGGATGATTCGAGTATGAGGACGAATGCAAACCTGCCGCTCCCAGGCTGTGATGGACAGGTGACAG AGGGTTTGACTGATGAACAGAGGCATCAGGGTCTTCTAAGCGAACTACAGGAGTTGGCAGATcatg agcgagagaaagagagggagtacACACGTGAAGACGAGGAATATGAACAGAATGAGGTGGAGAACCAGAACGACTGGGAGGGCGGCGAGCAGGGGAGGATGATGAGGGAGGAAGAACGCTGGGGGCCAGAGGAGGACAGGCGAAGGGATGAGGGCAGGATGGAGGTGGAGAAACAGGGgaatgaggaggaggaagaggagaacgCCAGGgagctggaggagctgctggCCGAAGAGATTCGGAAGAAAGATGCAGAAAGAGAGCAGGAAAGGAAAGATGATGAAGAGCTGGAGGAGCTGCTGAAGGAACTGAAGAAGAAACGATACGAGGTGACCAAAGAGAAGAAGCAACAGAAGCAGAAGCAGGAGGAAAAGAAGGAGGAGGATGGAGGAggtggagaagaggaggaggaagagaagaagagggTGGAGAAGAAACTGGAAATGGAAAG GGAGAAGAGCGAGGAGATGAAGAAGAATGAGGCGGAGCTGCTGCAGGAGAAGGAGAAGGTGGAGCGTGAGCTGGAGGCTCTGAAGCAGAAAGAGGATGATGGAGAGAATGCGAAGGAAAAGACGAAAGCgagggaggagaaggaggaggagctgcGGGAGCTTCTGCGTAAGATGAAGAgagtgcaggaggaggaggagaatgcGACGGGAGGGGAGCCGCAGGAGGAGATGGCGCAGGgggcagagggagagaaagagaaagatggagagggagaggtgaaggaagaagaggaggagaagaacggAGAGATGAAGGAGCCCCAGCAGAAGAGGGAGATGGAGAAGGCGAGTGATGAGCGGACGAGGCAgtttgagagagaaagatacacagAGGAGGACCGGGAGCGTGGAGAGGGTGAGGAAGACGAGGGTGAAGAAGGAGAGGAAAATGAaggtgatgaagatgaagaagatgaagGAGAG gaGTTGCTGGAGATTGAAGCACAGCTGAGGAGAGTGGCTGCAGAATTGAGGGAACTGCGTAGGGgataa
- the socs9 gene encoding suppressor of cytokine signaling 9: MSTDGGDRGKERERGARPKARQSRSEERQDGGRRKGGRGKRKGHLAHEPASERPVSDGFEYGDLLNRFESGSGSSSSPVRERRWRQVLGSSSSLLSERASAKPALSNSFSADQSVADTGSKSSGGSRTLRQKIQDAVGQCFPIKSHSGASATGLSASPSTSSSRRKIHLSELMLDSCPFPAGSDLAQKWYLIKQHTAPISQPPVLDSLAGGPTASSSSTSLVAVAGAVAGAAALVEDEDDRLRERRRISIEQGVEPPPNAQIHTFEVTAQINPLYKLGPKLAHGMNELSGDDRATLQQQQMLQRQQQQHQLLLQSCLDTLDEVAAASASPVASFSAESHPDSDSSSSPSPHSIARGSLPETDLPKSQDAQHRIHTQIDYIHCLVPDLLEITNLPCYWGVMDRYEAETLLEGKPEGTFLLRDSAQEDYLFSVSFRRYGRSLHARIEQWNHNFSFDVHDPSVFHAPTVTGLLEHYKDPNSCMFFEPLLSNPIHRTQPFSLQHVCRAVISSCTTYDGISALPIPNALKEHLKEYHYKQRVRVRRLDTWWE; encoded by the coding sequence ATGTCTACGGACGGAGGAGACCGTGGGAAAGAACGAGAGCGAGGGGCACGTCCCAAGGCACGACAGAGTCGCTCGGAAGAGCGTCAGGATGGAGGGAGACGTAAAGGAGGCAGGGGGAAAAGAAAAGGCCACCTGGCCCATGAGCCGGCATCCGAGCGTCCGGTTAGCGATGGCTTTGAATACGGCGATCTCCTAAACAGATTTGAATCTGGCAGTGGAAGCTCATCTTCTCCTGTACGTGAACGCCGGTGGCGGCAGGTCCTTGGCTCGTCCAGTTCCTTGCTGTCCGAAAGAGCCTCCGCCAAACCAGCTTTATCCAATTCATTCAGTGCGGACCAGTCGGTTGCTGACACGGGTAGCAAATCTTCCGGAGGCAGCCGCACCCTCAGGCAGAAGATACAAGATGCTGTAGGGCAGTGTTTTCCCATCAAGTCTCATAGTGGAGCTTCTGCAACTGGCCTCTCTGCATCTCCTTCTACATCCTCATCCCGGAGGAAGATCCACTTAAGTGAACTGATGCTGGACAGTTGCCCATTCCCTGCTGGCTCGGACCTTGCCCAGAAGTGGTACCTCATCAAACAACACACGGCACCCATTTCTCAGCCACCTGTACTGGATTCCCTTGCTGGTGGACCAACTGCATCTTCCTCGTCCACCAGCCTTGTTGCTGTGGCTGGTGCTGTGGCTGGTGCTGCAGCTTTGGTTGAAGACGAGGACGACCGCCTTCgggaaagaagaagaataagTATTGAGCAAGGTGTCGAACCACCGCCCAATGCCCAGATCCATACATTTGAGGTGACCGCTCAAATCAACCCACTTTACAAGCTGGGGCCCAAGTTGGCGCACGGGATGAACGAGTTGTCGGGCGACGATCGTGCCACCCttcaacagcagcagatgctgCAAAGGCAGCAACAGCAACACCAGCTCCTCCTGCAAAGCTGTTTAGACACTCTTGACGAGGTTGCTGCTGCTTCAGCATCTCCCGTCGCCTCATTCTCCGCTGAGTCCCACCCAGATTCAGACTCGTCATCCTCACCATCTCCACATTCCATCGCAAGAGGGTCCCTGCCTGAAACAGATCTCCCCAAGTCTCAGGATGCTCAACATCGCATCCACACCCAGATCGACTATATCCACTGCCTGGTGCCTGATCTGCTGGAGATCACCAACCTGCCGTGCTACTGGGGCGTAATGGACCGCTATGAGGCCGAGACTCTCCTAGAGGGTAAACCCGAAGGCACCTTCCTTCTGCGGGACTCGGCCCAGGAGGACTACCTGTTCTCCGTCAGCTTCAGACGCTACGGCCGCTCTCTGCATGCCCGCATCGAACAGTGGAACCACAACTTCAGCTTCGATGTGCACGATCCAAGTGTGTTCCATGCGCCCACCGTCACGGGGCTCCTAGAACACTATAAGGACCCCAACTCCTGCATGTTCTTCGAGCCACTGCTGTCCAACCCCATTCACCGCACACAGCCATTTAGCCTGCAGCATGTCTGCCGTGCTGTGATCAGCAGCTGCACCACCTACGATGGCATCAGCGCCTTACCCATCCCTAATGCTCTCAAGGAGCACCTAAAGGAGTACCACTATAAGCAGAGGGTCCGTGTTCGCAGGCTTGACACGTGGTGGGAATGA